In Vigna unguiculata cultivar IT97K-499-35 chromosome 3, ASM411807v1, whole genome shotgun sequence, a single genomic region encodes these proteins:
- the LOC114178882 gene encoding (+)-neomenthol dehydrogenase: MEPEHYFPSPSLLLTRWWTTETVAVVTGGNKGIGFALVKRFAELGVSVVLTARNKQRGEAAVETLREEGFGDYVHFLLLDVSDPVSVSTFASSFKTKFGSTLDILVNNAGVSYNELEENSVDHAESVMKTNFYGPKLLIQALLPLFRRSSSSITRVLNVSSRLGSLDKVRNAEIRAVLEREELMEEEIEGVVGMFLRDVREGRWKKEGWPSYWTEYAVSKVALNAYSRVLAKRYSYEGSGLSVNCFCPGFTQTSMTKGKGTHTAEAAAACAATLALLPPHLLPTGKFFSLGRAATFLNATSKL, encoded by the exons atGGAACCCGAGCATTATTTTCCTTCTCCCTCTCTCCTCTTAACCAG gtGGTGGACGACGGAGACGGTGGCGGTGGTGACGGGAGGGAACAAGGGCATAGGGTTTGCATTGGTGAAGCGTTTTGCGGAACTTGGAGTGAGTGTGGTGCTAACTGCTAGAAACAAGCAGAGAGGGGAAGCTGCGGTGGAGACACTGAGAGAAGAAGGGTTTGGTGATTACGTTCATTTTCTACTCCTCGATGTCTCCGATCCCGTTTCTGTTTCCACCTTTGCCTCTTCCTTCAAAACCAAGTTCGGATCCACCTTGGACATTCTG GTGAACAATGCGGGGGTATCGTACAATGAACTGGAGGAGAACTCTGTGGACCACGCGGAAAGCGTGATGAAGACCAACTTCTACGGTCCCAAGTTGCTGATTCAGGCTCTTCTCCCTCTCTTCCGTCGCTCTTCTTCTTCCATCACTCGTGTTCTCAACGTTAGCTCAAGGCTTGGCTCCCTCGAT AAGGTGAGAAACGCAGAGATAAGAGCAGTGCTAGAGCGCGAGGAGTTGATGGAGGAGGAGATAGAGGGAGTGGTGGGAATGTTCCTTAGAGACGTGAGGGAGGGACGGtggaagaaagaaggatggccgTCGTACTGGACGGAGTACGCCGTGTCGAAGGTGGCTCTGAATGCGTATTCGAGGGTGTTGGCTAAGAGATATTCATACGAGGGAAGTGGGTTGAGCGTGAACTGTTTTTGCCCTGGTTTCACTCAAACCTCCATGACCAAGGGGAAGGGTACCCACACCGCCGAGGCCGCCGCCGCCTGCGCCGCCACCCTTGCATTGCTTCCGCCGCACCTCTTGCCCACCGGAAAGTTCTTTTCCCTTGGAAGAGCCGCCACCTTCCTCAACGCCACTTCTAAACTCTGA